One part of the Stegostoma tigrinum isolate sSteTig4 chromosome 14, sSteTig4.hap1, whole genome shotgun sequence genome encodes these proteins:
- the ptmaa gene encoding LOW QUALITY PROTEIN: prothymosin alpha-A (The sequence of the model RefSeq protein was modified relative to this genomic sequence to represent the inferred CDS: inserted 2 bases in 1 codon), with amino-acid sequence MREPPPPAPHSRLEPSLYCSRXAAQRSPRHQLQHRTVTSMSDSKLEINVERSPKDLKKTQEVEPENGKGDTPANGNAGNEENGEEVEENADEVDEESEDVGEDDEEEEDEEDEEADDDECEGAAQKRVAEDEEDDVAKKKQKTDDE; translated from the exons ATGCGCGAGCCGCCGCCGCCAGCCCCGCACTCGCGACTCGAGCCATCTTTGTATTGTTCCCG AGCGGCTCAGCGCTCTCCCCGGCACCAGCTCCAGCACCGCACAGTTACAAGCATGTCAGACAGCAAGCTGGAAATCAATGTGGAGCGAAGCCCCAAG gacTTGAAGAAAACTCAAGAGGTAGAGCCTGAAAATGGCAAAGGCGACACACCAGCCAATGGAAATGCT GGGAATGAAGAAAATGGAGAAGAAGTTGAAGAGAATGCAGATGAGGTAGATGAAGAAAGTGAGGATGTTGGAGAAGATGATGAGGAGGAAGAGGATGAAGAAG ATGAGGAGGCTGATGATGATGAATGTGAGGGGGCCGCACAGAAGCGGGTGGCTGAAGATGAAGAG GATGATGTTGCAAAGAAGAAGCAGAAAACAGATGATGAATAA